The genomic segment GATCCGTGCTTAACCGCGGCAGATCAGAACTGTGCTAGATTAGATCAAGCGGGTAATCCGCCAAGCACCGCGCCGAAGCGCATTTTTCGGGCGCTATTGACAGCGAGCGCCCCTACTGAATATGCGTATAATATATATTATGTTAAATAAAGTATCTGGGTAGATAATCCCGGGGTAAGTCTGCATGGCATGAGCGCACACAAGTACGTTACATTGCCTGCACCGACTTCGGCATTCCAGGCGGATTAACGGCCTCTCAGCAGTTTGGAGTTATCTTGAATCACGTTTTGTGGGAAGGAAAAAACATTGCGCCGTCTAAAATCGTCTGCATCGGCAGGAATTATGTTGAGCATATTGAAGAACTCGGTAATCCCGTACCCGACGAACTCGTGGTGTTCAACAAGCCAAATTCCTCTATTGGTGAGTCACTGCTGTCTTGTCACCAGGAGCCGCTTCACTTTGAAACCGAACTGTGTTTTTTAGTTCAGCAAGGTGAATTTGTCGCGTCAGCAGTCGGCCTCGATCTCACTAAAAGACAGCTGCAATCGAAACTGAAAAAACAAGCGCTGCCCTGGGAGCGCGCAAAAGCGTTTAATGGTTCCGCGATATTTACCGAATTCAAGTCTATTGATTCTGATGCCCTACCCACATTGTCGTTTTCTTTAAGCGTTGACGGCAGACCTCAACAAAGCGCAAATATCGAGCGAATGATGTACAAGCCCGAAGTGATAAAGAAGCTAGTTACTGAATTTATGCATTTACAGGACAACGACATTGTTATGACAGGCACACCAAAGGGCGTTGCTGAGGTGAATGCTGGCAGCCTTTATCATGTGCAACTTTTTGCTCGGCAGACACTTCTCGTCGAGCATAGTTGGCGTGCAATCTAACATCACTGTTAGCAAGGCAACCCGCTTCTCCTAAATAGCGGCAGCCCAAGTCATTCAGGCGTCTCCTGATCCCTCGTTTGAAGCTAGCGGGACAAAGAAGACGTACTTGGTACCAACACCCTCGGTGGATTCGAGAGACAGATCAAGGTCCAGAGATCGACTAATCTTATTAACAATTGAGAGGCCCAGTCCGAGGCCCGATGTATGTATGGTGTCTCCCCGAAGACGGACGACTTCGTTGAATATGAGATCTTTCTGAGCCTGAGACAGGCCCTGTCCGGTATCCATGACAGAAAATCGAATCTTGCCATCAACGCGCGCTGCTATGCAACTTACCGTTCCGTTTGTTGTGAAACGTGCAGCGTTAATGAGCAGATTCCTGATCAAACGCATGATCAGCTCTGGATCGGAGTGCGCAGTGCACCTTTCGAGGTGCAATCTCCAGTTCAAGCCTTTTTCGCGGCATAAGGGACCAATTTCCTTATCGATTCGTCGCGAAATCTCTTCTAACTCGAAATCACGTGCATGAATTTCGAAGCTGCCATCCTGAAACATTCCGACATCCATTAATGTATCAAAGTGTACGGACATCTCTGCAATACTGGTTTTCAGACTTGCGATAAGCGGCAAAGTCTCCTTGAGGGGGCTGGAAAGTAAGAGTGTATCTGCGAGTATGCTTAGCGCATACAACGGTTGCTTGATATCGTGACTGGCTGCAGCCATAAAGTAGGACTTTGCCTCGTTAGCGGCCCGAGCCTTGTGCAGCGCGTCCAGTGTCTTTTCCATCTCTGCCTTGAGATTGCGCCGTGAAAATATTCGCTCCATCAAAACAGAGCTGAGACCAATACCCAGTGCAAATACGAGCAACAGGGCACCCCACGGAACAAGTGAGCGAAATTGATTTTCGAAGTCACGCCCCTGCACCGCAAAAACTCGCCACTGGCTATCACCGAAGACAATGTCGGCTGCACCGTGAGGTTTCCTGGCCAGCTCAATTGCGTTTGGCTCTATGGATTTTTGGGAATCCACTTCCTCTGCGCCCGGTGTGTGAGAATAATGCCAGTCACCCTCCCCGATTCCTGCGACTTCAAAAATATGCAAATCAATTCCGGGAAGCGTATCCAGTAACGCCAATTTCAATATTCCCTGCAGGGGGTATACACCACACGCCGCGCCGAGAAGAAGGCGTGCGCCCTTTGTATTTAATGTTACGCGACTAGCCACTCGGAACACCGCAGCGCAGATCTGCAGGGCCGGTTGCTCTAGCATTCCACTATGGCTCATTGCAATGGGAGCCACCATGCTGCTTTCGCCGGATTTTGATGCGCGCTCTATAGCCAGCCGCGTCGATGGATTTGAGCCGAGGTCATAACCCAGGTCTGCTGCACTCGCACCAAGAGGCGAGTAGATATATTGCAGGGGATAGTAGTCCTTCCGGATACCCACGGACTTTCTGTCCCCTCCCCTGTTCCGCTCAAACACGCGGATGTTCGGATATCCAAACGAACGCATTTCACGTTCCCACACGCTGACATCATCGATAATCGGCGCCCAACTCACGCTAAAAATCGTCGGGTGCCCCGGCGTATTCATGTGCAAGGCCTCGGTGTAAAGCAGAAATTCGCTGGCATCCAGATGCTCTTCGGATGCTGACACGAGTGCCTCGATGGACTTCATGTCCCTGCCTGCGCGTTGCAGTGTTCTTTGTATACTGTCGGCGCTTACAAGCGCCTCGCGCTTCAGCACTGCCGACATGTCGGCGCCCTCCTGCTGCCACAAAAACGCAAAGCCAAGCGTGGCAATCAGGCCAAGGAAAGCGTTCAGTAAGGTAGGGCCGGGAATGAGGCCCACCGGGGTACGATTAAATAACCCTCCGCCCAAACGTCGCACAATCGCGTACCCCACGGGTGTTACTGTCAGCATCCCGCAGAAGTTGCCCAACCACCACATGGCGAAGGTAATAGCCACAGAGTCCCATGGCATTAACCCTGTCGCAAACAGGCTTGCCGCGCCTGCGACAGCAGCGATAGAACTGGATGCCGCCATTAGCAGCGAGCCTTTAAAGATATCGCTGGAACAGCCATAAATTGGCGCACTGGGCGCATAGCGCCGTAATAGCACCGCTGCTACCATGGCACTTAAAACAGAGCCGAGCGCGATAAAAAGGCTGGAGAAAACCAGGACTAGTGACGACAATCCGGATAATTCGACCAGATTGCTCACGGCAGCTCCGACAAGAATTCCTGCAATCGCTCGGTTGCCGTATAAAAGCAATGCAGCCAACGCGATGCCGGTGGGTGGCCAGAATACGCTGGCAAGCGAATGAGGCAGTAGTGTAAACAACGCACCCAGTTGCGCGCCCAGAAAGTAAAGCAGGGCAATGCTGATGGTCATCCTGAAATATTGGGAAATGCGGAGTGAAGAAATCATGCGTGCGCCGTCGGTGACGAACATTCGTAGATGCCACTCGGTCGCAGAAAGCGATTTTTTGCGGTGGTGGCTTTGAACCCCACTTAGGAATTATCCCCGGAGGTTAAAGATCTCTGCAGCTCAAAGCGGAATTGCGTCCCTATTGTTGCAGAGGTGTTCACTTCAATGGTGAGCTCCAAGGCCCTGCTAATCCTGTTTACGATTGAAAAGCCAAGCTGCATTTCTGAACTATCGATCACATTCTGGCGAGATGCGGTATTTGTCTGCCCTATTAAAAATTGCTGCTCTTTGGACAGGCCCGGGCCTGTATCGTATATGCATATTTCGATTGTTTTCTCCGTGGCGCGGGCTATACATGAAACGTCGCCTTGCACGGTATAGCTCACGGCATTGATAAGTAGGTTTCTGAGCAGTCGTAGTAAAAGCTCTGGATCAGAGATTACCGCGTAATCGCCTAAATCGAGGTGCCAACGTAGATTCTTTTCGTTGCACAACGGTGCCACCTCGAGATCTATTCGCCGGGCCAGCTCATCCATTACGAATTCACCCAGATTAACTTCGAAGCTCCCGTCCTGAAACCGGCCCATGTCCATTAGGGTGTCGAAGTGCAAAGACATCTCTTTAACGCTCTTACTCACGTTTTCGATGACTGGCCGCATCTCCTTCTTGAGGTCAGACATTAACAAGGTATCAGTCAGGATGCCCAACGCATAAAGCGGTTGTTTAATATCGTGACTCGCCGCAGCCATAAAATAGGATTTGGATTCATTTGCAGCATTGGCCTCAGCCAAAGCCGAAACTGTCTTTATCTGCTCCATTTCGATACGCTTTCGCGCAGCTATACGCTCGATCAGAATACTGCTTAACCCCAAACCAAGAGTCAGAATGAGCAGCAAGGCACTCCACGGTACGCCCGTGCTGAAGCTGCTAATAAAGCTGGAACTTGGCGTCGCGATAACTAACCAGCGGTGTCCGGCAAAGCGCACCAGACTCTCCCCATAAAAGTGAGCACGTAATTCCGACGCCACTGGTCTCGGTTCGCCGCTTTTCAGCGCGCCGCTAGTCGCATTTGAATAGCTGTGATACCACTGCTCTGAATTCGGTAACGATAAGTCGAAGAGACTGAGAGTAATACTCGCTTCGAACTGCGGTATCGCAGCGTCGAAAACGCTGCCAATATAAAAAACTCCGGTCGCAAACCCAGTAAGATGCTCTGCCCGCTCAGAGCTACTTTCCGGATTAGTGCCCAAACTGTAGATGGGCAAGCACATGAGCATTGCCGCCATCCTTTTATCAGACTGCACAAGATAAATCGGTGCCATCATACTGGTCAGCCCGGTATCCCGCGCACGCTCCAAAGCCTTGCGTCGGTTACGCTCTGAACCAAGATCAAAACCCAAAGCTCTATTGTTAACA from the Candidatus Marimicrobium litorale genome contains:
- a CDS encoding fumarylacetoacetate hydrolase family protein; the protein is MNHVLWEGKNIAPSKIVCIGRNYVEHIEELGNPVPDELVVFNKPNSSIGESLLSCHQEPLHFETELCFLVQQGEFVASAVGLDLTKRQLQSKLKKQALPWERAKAFNGSAIFTEFKSIDSDALPTLSFSLSVDGRPQQSANIERMMYKPEVIKKLVTEFMHLQDNDIVMTGTPKGVAEVNAGSLYHVQLFARQTLLVEHSWRAI
- a CDS encoding ATP-binding protein; this translates as MFVTDGARMISSLRISQYFRMTISIALLYFLGAQLGALFTLLPHSLASVFWPPTGIALAALLLYGNRAIAGILVGAAVSNLVELSGLSSLVLVFSSLFIALGSVLSAMVAAVLLRRYAPSAPIYGCSSDIFKGSLLMAASSSIAAVAGAASLFATGLMPWDSVAITFAMWWLGNFCGMLTVTPVGYAIVRRLGGGLFNRTPVGLIPGPTLLNAFLGLIATLGFAFLWQQEGADMSAVLKREALVSADSIQRTLQRAGRDMKSIEALVSASEEHLDASEFLLYTEALHMNTPGHPTIFSVSWAPIIDDVSVWEREMRSFGYPNIRVFERNRGGDRKSVGIRKDYYPLQYIYSPLGASAADLGYDLGSNPSTRLAIERASKSGESSMVAPIAMSHSGMLEQPALQICAAVFRVASRVTLNTKGARLLLGAACGVYPLQGILKLALLDTLPGIDLHIFEVAGIGEGDWHYSHTPGAEEVDSQKSIEPNAIELARKPHGAADIVFGDSQWRVFAVQGRDFENQFRSLVPWGALLLVFALGIGLSSVLMERIFSRRNLKAEMEKTLDALHKARAANEAKSYFMAAASHDIKQPLYALSILADTLLLSSPLKETLPLIASLKTSIAEMSVHFDTLMDVGMFQDGSFEIHARDFELEEISRRIDKEIGPLCREKGLNWRLHLERCTAHSDPELIMRLIRNLLINAARFTTNGTVSCIAARVDGKIRFSVMDTGQGLSQAQKDLIFNEVVRLRGDTIHTSGLGLGLSIVNKISRSLDLDLSLESTEGVGTKYVFFVPLASNEGSGDA
- a CDS encoding CHASE domain-containing protein, with product MKLCVRLKAEDIAVTLCIALLWIVGAQLGFYVALNQGFQTTLLWIPSGLALAGLLWRGNRAVPGLFLGAFTTSVVQFYMLSPGAISAIAIIASCAVILGGATTAYLMRLLTPTAPIWGSARDMLIGTACMAVGSAIPAFINTSLFDAVGLVPEDAVHSAIGIYWLGEFGGMVVFTAPLFIVFKMAAKGNIALTSPAKITSPTILLAVFTASALSIFAWLKVNEGEALTRSLQRDASIAANSLTRALEAAGRDLESIRALVYAHDRLYKSEFLRFSETEFGSRGLYPGAQALSWAPKVINPPEWERGMRAAGEKESILFEVGVDGGRVRVGNRDEYFPVELIYPPSDVNNRALGFDLGSERNRRKALERARDTGLTSMMAPIYLVQSDKRMAAMLMCLPIYSLGTNPESSSERAEHLTGFATGVFYIGSVFDAAIPQFEASITLSLFDLSLPNSEQWYHSYSNATSGALKSGEPRPVASELRAHFYGESLVRFAGHRWLVIATPSSSFISSFSTGVPWSALLLILTLGLGLSSILIERIAARKRIEMEQIKTVSALAEANAANESKSYFMAAASHDIKQPLYALGILTDTLLMSDLKKEMRPVIENVSKSVKEMSLHFDTLMDMGRFQDGSFEVNLGEFVMDELARRIDLEVAPLCNEKNLRWHLDLGDYAVISDPELLLRLLRNLLINAVSYTVQGDVSCIARATEKTIEICIYDTGPGLSKEQQFLIGQTNTASRQNVIDSSEMQLGFSIVNRISRALELTIEVNTSATIGTQFRFELQRSLTSGDNS